In one window of Methanolobus mangrovi DNA:
- a CDS encoding ferritin family protein: MKDILYEIAEELDQLKSMDQAIGLAIELEEEGMEYYAEKASLIKNETASKLYVFLAGEEKKHAEYLKQFRESKHIPEVEFTFPKFKASFTEEFSDEKLEEIGILLAALRFEHKSEYFYMELANRADDDEQSLFFEKIAAAERGHYQIIDELLGAATEFRMQT, encoded by the coding sequence ATGAAAGATATACTATATGAGATCGCAGAAGAGCTTGATCAATTAAAATCGATGGACCAGGCAATCGGCCTGGCAATAGAACTTGAAGAAGAGGGAATGGAGTATTACGCTGAAAAAGCATCCCTAATAAAAAATGAAACTGCCAGCAAACTATATGTTTTCCTTGCAGGCGAGGAAAAAAAGCATGCAGAATACCTGAAGCAATTCAGGGAAAGCAAGCATATTCCTGAAGTTGAGTTCACTTTTCCAAAATTCAAGGCATCTTTCACAGAAGAATTCTCTGATGAAAAACTTGAAGAGATAGGCATACTTCTTGCCGCCCTGAGATTCGAACACAAAAGCGAATATTTCTATATGGAGCTTGCAAACAGAGCAGATGACGATGAGCAGAGTTTGTTCTTTGAAAAGATAGCTGCCGCTGAAAGGGGACACTACCAGATAATTGATGAATTACTTGGAGCTGCAACTGAGTTCAGGATGCAGACATAA
- a CDS encoding CBS domain-containing protein, producing MIEKEEESLENSENGKGIEDSPRDRTRLSDICADVKISQIMSKETTVVRDTEPIENIIELMTRTPYHSFPVLNSDDELVGVIDQENILELLFFERSHRTHHTHLMAIKALSEEAATLMVHHPVTISHDASLCEAADLMIKHHINRMCVVDGKKLVGVISKSDLIKKIYELRR from the coding sequence ATGATTGAAAAGGAAGAGGAAAGCCTGGAAAATTCGGAAAATGGAAAAGGCATAGAGGATAGCCCAAGAGACAGGACAAGGTTGTCTGACATTTGTGCTGATGTTAAGATCAGCCAGATAATGTCAAAAGAAACTACTGTTGTAAGGGACACTGAGCCTATAGAAAATATCATAGAACTTATGACAAGGACACCGTACCACAGTTTCCCTGTTCTTAATTCCGATGATGAACTGGTTGGTGTTATTGACCAGGAGAATATACTTGAATTACTCTTTTTCGAAAGAAGTCATCGAACACACCATACTCATTTGATGGCTATAAAAGCATTGAGTGAAGAAGCAGCCACCCTTATGGTTCACCATCCCGTCACCATATCCCACGATGCCAGCCTCTGTGAAGCCGCCGATCTCATGATAAAACACCATATCAATCGCATGTGTGTCGTTGATGGTAAAAAACTGGTTGGCGTCATTTCAAAATCAGACCTGATCAAAAAGATATACGAGTTGCGGAGATAA
- a CDS encoding ferredoxin-thioredoxin reductase catalytic domain-containing protein: MRFENDLEAEFYERSKKNAETTGYKLNTDWDVITTAVKGICNNKKEFGEWYCFCQKRTGDKEQDKKIICPCAARTRDVEMRGSCKCGLYIK; the protein is encoded by the coding sequence ATGAGATTCGAAAATGATCTAGAAGCTGAATTCTATGAAAGGTCAAAGAAAAATGCAGAAACAACCGGATACAAACTCAATACTGACTGGGATGTTATCACAACTGCTGTAAAAGGCATTTGCAACAATAAGAAAGAGTTTGGAGAATGGTACTGCTTCTGTCAGAAAAGAACAGGAGATAAGGAGCAGGACAAGAAGATCATCTGCCCATGTGCTGCAAGAACCAGAGATGTTGAAATGCGCGGCTCATGCAAGTGCGGACTTTACATAAAGTAA
- a CDS encoding FprA family A-type flavoprotein yields the protein MDDYKPLELAKGIYWVGVVDWNLRDFHGYETPKGGSYNAYLVVDEKIALIDTVKAPFAGEMLKRISQIVDPAKIDYVISNHVEMDHSSSISTIMDIAPNAKLFASSKGQTGLSEYYKEEGFDNWDLQVVGTGDELSLGKRTLMFIEATMLHWPDSMQTYVKEDRILFSNDAFGQHVATSKRFDDEVDDVMEDAGIYYANILLPFGSQVLKYVDKLKELDVNPEIIAPAHGIIWRKDVSRVIEEYGKWAKGSSSPKLLVIYDTMWGSTEKMAMELVEGARASGVEVRLRHLRKNDWSLTMKELMDASVVAIGSPTMNNNMFFTISGFLTYMKGLHPKGKKYFLFGSYGWGGGAVKGMEKELESGKFELAMESMQVKFRPYEEDKEACREIGYKLGEMAKENAKS from the coding sequence ATGGATGATTACAAACCGCTTGAGCTGGCAAAAGGAATATACTGGGTAGGCGTGGTTGACTGGAACCTGCGCGACTTCCACGGATACGAAACTCCAAAGGGCGGAAGTTATAACGCGTACCTTGTAGTCGATGAGAAAATTGCGCTCATTGACACAGTAAAAGCACCATTTGCAGGAGAGATGCTTAAGCGTATAAGCCAGATAGTCGATCCCGCAAAAATAGACTATGTTATTTCCAACCATGTCGAAATGGACCATTCTAGTTCCATATCGACTATTATGGACATCGCGCCCAATGCAAAGTTGTTTGCATCATCCAAAGGACAAACAGGACTTTCCGAATACTACAAAGAAGAAGGCTTTGACAACTGGGACCTTCAGGTTGTCGGGACCGGAGATGAACTTAGCCTTGGAAAAAGGACTCTAATGTTCATAGAAGCCACCATGCTGCACTGGCCGGACAGCATGCAGACCTATGTGAAAGAAGACAGGATACTTTTCTCAAATGACGCTTTCGGACAACATGTAGCAACTTCAAAACGTTTTGACGATGAGGTTGATGATGTAATGGAAGATGCAGGCATATACTATGCCAATATCCTTCTGCCATTCGGATCACAGGTACTCAAATATGTTGATAAACTGAAAGAGCTGGATGTAAATCCTGAAATTATAGCTCCGGCACATGGGATCATCTGGAGAAAGGACGTATCAAGAGTAATTGAAGAATACGGAAAGTGGGCAAAAGGGAGTTCATCACCCAAACTGCTTGTCATCTATGATACTATGTGGGGAAGTACCGAGAAAATGGCAATGGAACTCGTTGAAGGGGCAAGGGCATCAGGAGTTGAAGTTCGACTGAGGCACCTGCGAAAGAACGATTGGAGCCTGACCATGAAAGAACTCATGGATGCATCAGTCGTTGCAATTGGCTCACCCACAATGAACAACAACATGTTCTTTACAATATCCGGTTTCCTCACTTACATGAAAGGACTGCACCCCAAAGGCAAGAAGTACTTCCTGTTCGGCTCTTACGGATGGGGCGGCGGAGCAGTCAAGGGAATGGAAAAAGAACTGGAAAGCGGAAAATTCGAACTTGCCATGGAAAGCATGCAGGTAAAATTCAGACCTTACGAAGAAGATAAGGAAGCTTGCCGTGAGATTGGTTACAAGCTTGGCGAAATGGCAAAAGAGAATGCAAAATCTTAA
- a CDS encoding cation:proton antiporter — translation METLLQIMVILFLARIFSEISERFGLPGIIGEIGAGFLFAFVFKPDDVETFAFFAELGAIFLLFTAGYKEVHIKDLKAASTSALIPTMSQIFVAFCFGFMVGKMFGFGFTESLFMAVAFSPTSISVVVKTLIDTDYLSSKPGSMMLTSAIFDDIIGIFLLSIVVSIATLNEFPSGIHILGILGQILAFMLIMGFMGWKLFPRLFEHIQKMHTKESLFSFVLLIALFSAYLSERFGLHAVIGAFFGGVLLSDLPLAKIEAVQKKVSGIAYGFFTPLFFAFIGLSVETEVLYTAGTFAILVIVLALSGKLIGGFIGTKLVGFSSMDSLIFGIGMMPRAGVELVVIAIGKELGIISNEVFSAIVLMVVISIIISPILLEMSIRYKERGLTVSE, via the coding sequence ATGGAAACTCTTCTCCAGATAATGGTCATACTATTTCTGGCAAGAATATTCAGCGAAATCAGTGAAAGATTCGGACTACCGGGCATAATCGGAGAAATTGGAGCCGGATTTCTCTTTGCCTTTGTTTTTAAGCCTGATGATGTTGAAACTTTTGCTTTTTTTGCAGAACTTGGAGCTATATTCCTCCTGTTTACTGCAGGCTATAAAGAAGTACACATAAAAGATTTGAAAGCTGCATCAACAAGCGCACTTATCCCTACAATGTCACAGATATTCGTAGCATTTTGTTTTGGATTCATGGTGGGAAAGATGTTCGGTTTTGGTTTCACCGAGAGCCTTTTCATGGCAGTTGCTTTCAGCCCTACAAGCATAAGTGTTGTTGTAAAAACATTGATAGATACTGATTATCTGTCAAGCAAACCTGGTTCCATGATGCTTACATCAGCAATATTCGATGATATAATAGGCATATTCCTGCTGTCCATTGTTGTGTCCATTGCAACACTCAACGAATTCCCGTCAGGTATTCACATACTTGGAATTCTAGGACAGATACTGGCATTCATGCTCATTATGGGTTTTATGGGATGGAAACTTTTCCCACGCCTCTTTGAGCACATACAAAAAATGCACACTAAAGAATCACTGTTCTCCTTTGTACTGCTCATTGCACTGTTCTCTGCATACCTGTCAGAAAGATTCGGGCTCCATGCTGTTATTGGTGCTTTTTTCGGCGGTGTGCTTCTTTCAGACCTGCCTCTTGCAAAGATAGAGGCCGTACAGAAAAAGGTCAGCGGTATTGCCTATGGATTTTTCACTCCACTTTTCTTTGCTTTCATCGGACTTTCCGTAGAGACTGAAGTACTATACACCGCAGGCACCTTTGCTATCCTTGTTATCGTACTTGCACTTTCGGGAAAGCTTATCGGAGGATTCATTGGCACAAAACTTGTGGGTTTTAGTTCCATGGATAGTCTGATATTCGGAATAGGAATGATGCCACGCGCAGGAGTGGAACTTGTGGTCATTGCCATCGGCAAGGAACTTGGCATAATAAGCAATGAAGTATTTTCTGCCATTGTACTAATGGTTGTCATATCCATAATAATCAGTCCCATATTACTGGAAATGTCTATCAGGTACAAGGAAAGAGGATTAACAGTATCCGAGTAG